One genomic region from Gemmatimonadota bacterium encodes:
- the sufC gene encoding Fe-S cluster assembly ATPase SufC: protein PNGSGKSTLAKVLSGHPAYEVTDGEVDYRGENLLELPPHERARRGLFLAFQYPVEIPGVSIANFMRTALMAQRPGEELDIFDFQEKLLERMALLDMEPSFAERSVNDGFSGGEKKRNEILQLAVLDPVLAVMDETDSGLDIDALKVVANGVNTLHRERSAMAVLLITHYQRILEYIKPDHVHVMVGGRIVLSGGPELALELEDRGYDWVKGELVAQAG from the coding sequence CCCGAACGGCTCGGGGAAGAGCACGCTGGCCAAGGTGCTGAGCGGGCACCCCGCGTACGAGGTCACGGACGGCGAGGTGGACTACCGGGGCGAGAACCTGCTGGAGCTGCCGCCGCACGAGCGGGCGCGGCGGGGGCTGTTCCTGGCCTTCCAGTACCCGGTCGAGATTCCTGGCGTCTCGATCGCGAATTTCATGCGCACGGCGCTCATGGCGCAACGCCCGGGTGAGGAGCTGGACATCTTCGATTTTCAGGAGAAGCTGCTCGAGCGGATGGCCCTGCTGGACATGGAGCCCTCCTTCGCGGAGCGGAGCGTGAACGATGGGTTCAGCGGCGGGGAGAAGAAGCGGAACGAGATCCTGCAGCTTGCCGTGCTCGACCCGGTGCTGGCGGTGATGGACGAGACGGACTCGGGTCTGGACATTGACGCCCTGAAGGTTGTAGCCAATGGCGTGAACACGTTGCACCGGGAGCGCTCGGCCATGGCCGTGCTGCTGATCACGCATTACCAGCGCATCCTCGAGTACATCAAGCCGGACCACGTGCACGTGATGGTCGGTGGCCGGATCGTGCTCTCGGGTGGCCCGGAGCTGGCTCTCGAACTGGAGGACCGGGGATACGACTGGGTGAAGGGCGAACTGGTGGCCCAGGCCGGGTAG
- the sufB gene encoding Fe-S cluster assembly protein SufB: MPYDPTVAGLGLDDYKYHFITEDKPVFKAQKGLNEEVVRQISAHKEEPEWMLKFRLKALGIFNSKPMPTWGGDLSNLNLDDIYFYLRPQERMERSWEDVPAGIKSTFERLGIPEAERKVLAGVGAQYESEMVYHSLKKEWEELGIIFESIENGLKLYPELFREYFATVIPPADNKFAALNSAVWSGGSFVYIPRGVKVDVPLQAYFRVNAEQLGQFERTLIIADEASQAHYIEGCTAPVYSTDSFHSGVIEIVVKPGARFRYTTIQNWSNNMYNLVTQRALVHEHANMEWLDGNLGSKLTMKYPSCYLVGERAHGQILSIAYAGNGQHQDTGGKVIHAAPHTTSRITSKSISRGTGRASYRGLCKIYEGAAHARSNVACDALLLDETSRTDTFPYIEIEEHSANVGHEATVSKVGDEQLFYLMSRGLSEDEAMTMVVRGFIEPIAKELPLEYAVELNRLIELEMEGSVG; this comes from the coding sequence ATGCCGTACGATCCGACGGTAGCCGGGCTGGGACTGGACGACTACAAGTACCACTTCATCACCGAGGACAAGCCCGTCTTCAAGGCGCAGAAGGGGCTGAACGAGGAGGTGGTACGCCAGATCTCGGCGCACAAGGAGGAGCCGGAATGGATGCTGAAGTTCCGGCTGAAGGCGCTCGGGATCTTCAACTCGAAGCCCATGCCTACCTGGGGCGGCGACCTCTCGAATCTGAACCTGGACGACATCTACTTCTACCTCCGGCCGCAGGAGCGGATGGAGCGCTCCTGGGAGGACGTGCCGGCGGGGATCAAGAGCACATTCGAGCGGCTGGGGATCCCGGAAGCCGAGCGCAAGGTGCTGGCGGGCGTGGGTGCACAGTACGAGTCGGAGATGGTCTACCACTCGCTGAAGAAGGAGTGGGAGGAACTGGGCATCATCTTCGAGTCCATCGAGAACGGGCTGAAGCTGTACCCGGAGCTGTTCCGCGAATACTTCGCCACGGTGATCCCGCCGGCGGACAACAAGTTCGCGGCCCTGAACTCGGCGGTGTGGTCGGGCGGCTCATTTGTCTACATCCCCAGGGGCGTGAAGGTGGACGTCCCGCTGCAGGCCTACTTCCGGGTGAATGCGGAGCAGCTCGGCCAGTTCGAGCGCACGCTGATCATTGCCGACGAGGCGTCGCAGGCCCACTACATCGAGGGGTGCACGGCGCCGGTCTATTCCACGGACTCGTTCCATTCCGGGGTGATCGAAATCGTGGTCAAGCCGGGCGCGCGTTTCCGCTACACGACGATCCAGAACTGGTCCAACAACATGTACAACCTGGTGACGCAGCGGGCGCTGGTTCACGAGCACGCGAACATGGAATGGCTGGACGGGAATCTGGGGTCGAAGCTGACCATGAAGTACCCCTCCTGCTACCTGGTGGGCGAGCGGGCGCACGGCCAGATCCTGTCCATTGCCTACGCGGGCAACGGCCAGCATCAGGACACGGGGGGCAAGGTGATCCATGCGGCGCCGCACACCACGTCGCGGATCACGTCCAAGTCCATTTCCAGGGGGACGGGGCGCGCGTCGTATCGCGGGCTGTGCAAGATCTACGAGGGTGCCGCGCACGCGCGCTCGAACGTGGCCTGCGACGCGCTGCTGCTGGACGAGACATCGCGCACGGACACCTTCCCCTACATCGAGATCGAGGAGCACAGCGCGAACGTGGGTCACGAGGCCACGGTCTCGAAGGTCGGCGACGAGCAGCTCTTCTACCTGATGAGCCGCGGGCTTTCCGAGGACGAGGCCATGACCATGGTGGTGCGGGGGTTCATCGAGCCCATCGCCAAGGAGCTGCCGCTCGAGTACGCGGTCGAGCTGAACCGGCTGATCGAGCTCGAGATGGAGGGCAGTGTTGGCTGA